The genomic window CTACATTCATCTGACCTCCCTGCTCTGTTGATATTCTTGTATGTGACTGCTATAGtaactcttcctcttctctccacctcccagtaACAACGTCCAGTCAGACTCTCTCTACTCAGGACCTGAAGCCAATAAGTGAATCTGTCTGGATGAtcagaataaaactgttttttacTCACTAatgtcacttttctgtttccctcagataataacagacgtttgtttgctgtgtttggatccagTGTGATTTCCTGTGAATATTTGAAGAAGTCAGCTCTGGTCTTGGGCTCTGGTTGTGGCAGTAAAACATCCACTTGAGACacaatctgtaaaatctttgtctctgtctcactcagaaTGTCCTGtagtcgacctctgacctgtgacacagctgctgtcacgtcCTCAAAGTTCCTCAGAGGACGGATCCTGATGCTGGATGAGTGTGTAGATTCActgagtgacagtgaggggTAGTTGAGTAGAAACTGGAtgtgatcctctgtgtgtgagagctgcttcagttcatcgtctctcctcttcagctcagtgatctcctgctccagtttctcctgaagctctttgactcgactcacttcagtttcctgctgggatctgatctgctgcttcacatcagagcttcttttctccagcagacggatcagctcagtgaagatcttctcactgtcctccactgctttatcagcagagcggttgacggcctcctcctcctgttgaagcagcttcacatgtttctctctgtcctggagtctctgctggATCGTTTGTCTCCTCGGCCcgagctctctctgcctctcagtcctttctgctgcagctgtgactgtgtcGTGGTCTTTATGttcatccacagagcagagataacagaTACACTGCTGATCAGTGCGGCAGAACATCTTCATTACCTCATCGTGACGAGAGCAGATGTTCTCCTGGAGCTTCTCGGAGGGCTCCACCAGCTTGTGCTTCTTAAATGGAGGTGACTGAAAATGAGGCTGGaggtgtttttcacaataagaggccAAACAATCCAAACAGGACTTGAGAGCTTTGAGTTTTCTCCCAGTGCAGACGTCACAGGCCACATCTTCAGGTCCAGCATAGCAGtgatcagcaggagcagcttggagtccagtcttcttcagctcctccactaaaTCAGCTAACATGGTGCTTTTCACCAGGACAGGCCTCAGTGCGAAGGTCTCTCTACACTGAGGACAGCTGTAGATTCCTCTCTGATCCTCATTGTCCCAGTGGGTTTTAATACAGCtcatacagtagctgtgtccACAGCCAATAGTCACTGGATCCTTCAGTAGATCCAGACAGATCGAACAAGAGAATCTTTCTCCGTCCAGTTGATTTTCTTGCTGCGCCATTTCACCTGCTGCCAGTGACTGTAGAatagtttcacttcctgtgaacagaaacagagtCTCTGCTTCTCCCCCTCTCGTTCACTTCCTGCAGTGACTCATCTCCCACAGTTCACGTCTTGTTCACTGATTCTTACACTGACACGTCTGTGACGGGAGGAGACAAAGAAATATCCTGACTGGGAGGAGCTGGTTGTGTTTGAGAGCAGGAAGAAGCTTTACTACATTTCTCTACCATGAGCTGTTTGGGAGATTTTTATCTGTGTCATCACATtccaaagtgaatgtttgcacagggAGCTGTCACATTCAGCTCACAACAGCACAGGTTGGAACATTATTCACGTTTCAAAGTCTCCAGAAagtcaataaagtttttaagtggaataaaaacaaacttacaaagtgcttcacacatgaaaaacacaagtacaaatacatggAAACCTACTAATGGaagagtaaaagtataaaaactctacaggtgacagaaatgtaatcatGAACAACCTTTACAGTAATACTATCAGGGTACGATGACGCCACCCAACTCACAAACCAACCAGAATACCTCAACCCAACCCATAACCTAGCAAACCAACAGACTGACAAGTCACAGACCAGAAATCAACCAACAACCCAACAACTAACCAAAAAACAATCCACAACCCAACCAACTgaccaaaccaaacaacagaCCAACAAACCACAACCCAACTTACAGCCCAACCAACAAACCCACCGACAAACCCAGAACCCAACTCATCAGCTGCAGTGAGGAAATATATGGACAAAGTAGAACTGGGTGTGTACGAAGACGGAGGTTTATCAGGCTTTTCCACATTCCAGTAAGAGAAGCAGCACTTTACAAAAAAGACTTGGTTCAACTACTTTGGGTTTGTTGACGACTTTGTTCCTTTAGTTTTagtgacatttgaaaacagagacaaactgtcATGTGAGAGAAGAGCCTCCTACAGAGGCTGGATTTGTGTATGTAGCCCCCTCACTCAATTCCTATGTTGTAACACAACCCTTGTGATTACACACTCTGTACTTTAAACGCCTGTTTTGCGTGGAGAGGAAAAGGGGATGGCGACAAATATAAACTGGGAGTTGTGCACAAAAATATGATTCAAAATCAAGGTGCAAAGAGGCCCAGTTAGCTTATAATATAGCTAAACTGTGTGGGGGAGCTTTAACTCCCATGCTTCACACTTACTCAACTATAGCTCCTGACTGTTCCACATGAATCACATTATCCTACAATGAAATGGCTTACATAACTGTTAAACATGGATcaccctcaaacacacagatggattgcaaaaaatatcacagcatttatttcaaacccccaaacaaataaaataagcaattaaaaaaaaataatacccGGGATTTTCTAACTCAGTCTATGGTACCATGTTCGTTGGCGCGCTGTTGGAGCTCATGTGTAACCCTCCGGTGGAGAATTGTTCGTAAACCCCCGATCCCGCAGCGAGCAGAAGGAAGAAGAAACGCTCTGTCCACGTGCACCAAGTCCCTGGCGGCAAGTCCTGAGCACCTGTACTGCAGCAGCATGAGCGGCAATGTCCGAAGCACACTAAcattaaaagtcaagacctcAAATGAATACACTGTTAGAAAACCAGAAATGTGCGTAACTTTAGCGTCCACAACCTCAATACTCACGCAGACACTTGGGAATAAACCCAGGCTTCCCACGTGCAGCCTGACGCAGGCCTCCTCCGATCCTGTGAAGACGCACGCTAGTCAGCTGACGCGGTTCCACGTGCTAACAGTAACAGCTAATTTAGCAACAACACTCAGTCAAACGTCTCCCAACACGACTCACACTGCGGCTGGTTGAGGTTCCACAGAGTCTGGGTCTTAATTCTTATCAATACTGTATTTACAAAGAGTAACAGGAACGTAGAGCAGCtaccatcctctctctctgtcctcgtGCTTCTTCACGCTCTGTCTCGTCTTGTCTGAACTAAGTCCTATCCTACCCTAACTTGATTGATTGACACCTGTCTATCAAATAAAACTAACTGAAAACGGACATGAGAAGTTCAAGGTCTGTTCTTGATGTGGGATATTTGAACATCTTAACAACAATACACAGATTCCCATATTGATGCAGAAATTAAACCGCATAAGTAATAAATGAGGTAGTATTTCACAAAATCAGCAGAAGGATAAACCTACATTACAGATATCAAAGTACTACAGTGTGAACTAAAATCAGTAGGGCACTACATATATTTATCTAGAGCCATTCATTCCTTGGAAAATAGTTTGAACATGTTTAAATGGAATTCTCTCTGCATCATTTCACCTCTCAGTGATAATGAGCGTCTGAGTTGCTCTGTATTAGAAGTGGAACTCTGAGCTCCTGTCGGCTCTGGCACATCACCACATGTTGGTTCATCTCCAAGTTGTGATGTGAAGGGAAGAGAGTGAGGAAATAAACGGAGAGAACAGAGCTGACTGTGTTTCAAAGtatgaagaagatggaggctTATCAAGCTGCTTCACAGTCCGGTAAGAGGAGCAGCACTTTACGATGAAGACTAGATCACAACTTTGATTCGATGTTGGTTGTATAATACATGTTGACACGTTTGGGTTGTTGATGACTTTGTTCCTTTAACTTTAGTTCCATTGAACTTGTTCCTAGTTAAAACACTGAAGGACTAGATTGGTCCTCAGCAGAGCCCCTCCTCATCTGGAACTATGCATTGTTCAAAACATCGAACCGTTCACGTGATGAAACCGccattaaaatttaaatcctGGCTCCGCCCCCTTGAACCAACAAAATGCCAGAATTTTCTAAACAGTgatcaataatatttaaatgatttattaagtAAGAACCTTTTGGATTTAGAGCTTTGAATGATGATTGAAGAAGCAGCATGAGGAGAAGAGCAAGTCCGAGCACAAACGGGGAACGTTTGAGTACAAGTGCTGGGTCTTAAAGAGAGCATTATGACATTTgttgtgaaatcaataagtctcgatctgaaactgaaagaccacgctccgaaataaagagaagagacaaatatatgaaacaacGTTATTCTTTATTCAAACCTTCAGTTTGTTCACACGTTTCATCAGTAGAGTCGGTTCAATGACTCTTGATCTCATGGAAACATTCACTTCATCCACACAGTCAGTTTGTTTCACCTCCAtctcacaggaggaaaagaaaagaacaaataatcaGCTCATTGATTATGATCAGGATCAATACAGGTTCTAAAACATCCCAGAAGCTTATTTCTACATTgattcagaaaacaacagcaacattagttctttcaaacacattcatgtcagtgtcattatagattctgtctttacaaagtgagactgaacatctgggatgaaggagggccagtgtttgattgacagctgatctctgtgCGGAGCAGAAACGTCACCACGACGAACTTTGagcaacaaacatggagacaaaagaagttcaagatttaaacacagaatctaaatcactgcttttaaagACTCCAGTCTATTTGAGTTTACACAACTCAGCTGAGGATCCATAATTAAAAACCCCAACTCCAGCATAGAGAGGCTGAGTGAATGTggtctggactctgtggaggagagtcaTGGTGTCAGAGACTCTGTAGAAGGACAGAACACCTGCACTGTGATCCAGGTACACTCCTACTCTGGAGGACGGAGGACCTGAGACTGGAGTCTGGATGCTGTTGTGATAAAAGATATAAATGTTTCCATCATGATATAATGACCAAGATTTATCATTGGATCCAAATAGACATTCATGTGACCCCCCTGCTCTGTTGATATTCTTGTATGTGACTGCTACAGtaactcctcctcttctctccacctcccagtaACAACGTCCAGTCAGACTCTCTCTACTCAGGACCTGAGACCAACCAGTGAATCTGTCTGGATGATCAGAATAAAACTGTTCTTCACTCATTAatgtcacttttctgtttccctcagataataacagttctttgtgtgctgtgtttggatccagTGTGATTTGCTGTGAATATTTGAAGAAGTCAGCTCTGGTCTTGGGCTCTGGTTGTGGCAGTAAAACATCCACTCGAGACacaatctgtaaaatctttgtctctgtctcactcagaaTGTCCTGtagtcgacctctgacctgtgacacagctgctgtcacgtcCTCAAAGTTCCTCAGAGGACGGATCCTG from Paralichthys olivaceus isolate ysfri-2021 chromosome 16, ASM2471397v2, whole genome shotgun sequence includes these protein-coding regions:
- the LOC138405113 gene encoding tripartite motif-containing protein 16-like, coding for MAQQENQLDGERFSCSICLDLLKDPVTIGCGHSYCMSCIKTHWDNEDQRGIYSCPQCRETFALRPVLVKSTMLADLVEELKKTGLQAAPADHCYAGPEDVACDVCTGRKLKALKSCLDCLASYCEKHLQPHFQSPPFKKHKLVEPSEKLQENICSRHDEVMKMFCRTDQQCICYLCSVDEHKDHDTVTAAAERTERQRELGPRRQTIQQRLQDREKHVKLLQQEEEAVNRSADKAVEDSEKIFTELIRLLEKRSSDVKQQIRSQQETEVSRVKELQEKLEQEITELKRRDDELKQLSHTEDHIQFLLNYPSLSLSESTHSSSIRIRPLRNFEDVTAAVSQVRGRLQDILSETETKILQIVSQVDVLLPQPEPKTRADFFKYSQEITLDPNTANKRLLLSEGNRKVTLVSKKQFYSDHPDRFTYWLQVLSRESLTGRCYWEVERRGRVTIAVTYKNINRAGRSDECRFGINDKSWRLDCFGNIYIFYHNSIETPVSGPLSSRVGVYLDHSAGVLSFYSVSDTMTLLHRVQTTFTQPLYAGVGFFNSGCSAELCKLK